One window from the genome of Glycine soja cultivar W05 chromosome 12, ASM419377v2, whole genome shotgun sequence encodes:
- the LOC114378120 gene encoding UDP-xylose transporter 1-like has product MGEMSNFQLGVIGALFLSVASSVSIVICNKALMSNLGFPFATTLTSWHLMVTFCTLHAAQRLNLFVSKSVDLKTVMLFGILNGISIGFLNLSLGFNSIGFYQMTKLAIIPFTVLLETIFLKKQFSSKIKLSLSLLLVGVGIASITDLQLNFVGTILSLLAIITTCVGQILTNTIQKKLNVSSTQLLYQSAPFQAAILFVSGPLVDQMLTKQNVFAYKYSPVVLAFIILSCLIAVSVNFSTFLVIGKTSPVTYQVLGHLKTCLVLGFGYTLLHDPFTGRNILGILIAVFGMGLYSYFCTEENKKKQLASDLPLASQVKDKDSLPLLAGKNVGNQNEENHETKKLSKDSVI; this is encoded by the exons ATGGGAGAGATGTCAAACTTCCAATTGGGTGTGATTGGTGCACTATTTCTCTCGGTGGCTTCTTCTGTCTCCATTGTCATCTGCAACAAAGCCTTGATGAGCAATCTTGGCTTCCCTTTCG CCACAACGCTTACTAGTTGGCATTTGATGGTCACATTTTGCACCCTTCATGCGGCTCAACGCTTGAATCTATTTGTGTCCAAATCCGTTGACTTGAAAACGGTCATGCTTTTTGGTATTCTAAATGgcatttccattggatttctCAACTTGAGTCTTGGCTTTAATTCCATTGGATTCTACCAG ATGACAAAACTTGCGATCATACCATTCACTGTATTATTAGAAACTATTTTCTTAAAGAAGCAGTTCAG CtcgaaaataaaattatctttatccCTATTACTTGTGGGAGTTGGCATTGCTTCTATCACAGACCTTCAGCTCAATTTTGTGGGAACCATTCTTTCCCTTCTGGCAATCATAACGACATGTGTTGGCCAAATC CTGACCAACACAATACAGAAGAAGCTTAACGTCTCTTCCACACAGCTGCTCTACCAGTCTGCTCCATTCCAAGCAGCAATTCTTTTTGTTTCAGGCCCTCTTGTGGATCAGATGCTCACCAAGCAAAATGTCTTTGCCTACAAATATTCTCCTGTGGTCTTG GCATTCATCATCTTGTCTTGCTTGATAGCTGTTTCTGTGAACTTCAGCACATTTCTGGTCATAGGCAAAACATCTCCTGTAACATATCAAGTGCTAGGCCACCTCAAGACATGCCTTGTTCTAGGATTTGGCTACACATTACTGCATGACCCTTTCACCGGAAGGAACATTCTTGGAATACTAATTGCCGTTTTTGGGATGGGTTTATACTCTTATTTCTGCACTGAggagaacaaaaagaaacagtTAGCTAGTGATCTCCCACTGGCCTCTCAG GTCAAAGACAAAGATAGCTTACCACTTTTGGCCGGGAAAAACGTGGGTAATCAAAACGAGGAAAatcatgagactaagaaattAAGCAAGGATTCTGTTATTTGA
- the LOC114378984 gene encoding uncharacterized protein LOC114378984 yields MASSDHVILRDRTHVPTKRSLLELSSQDALLAQNKLLAKQLESLTETLSKLTTQLQAAQPSHSVVMQVGGCSICGGAHESNCCIPQDDAAKKVNYMGNQNRQGFHSGGFSGYQQGENFNQNQGQGWRSHPGNQFNKDQGGPSNRPPNQGPNLYERTTKLEETLAQFMQISMSNHKSTKSAIKNLEIQVGQLAKEITENSSGGFGANTKKNPKEECKVVITTSKRETIVDNECRTNEEKEEALQQMSLYSKFLKDLLTKKGKYIHSDNIVVEGNCSAVIQRFLPPKYKDPGSVTIPCSIGAVSVGKTLINLGASINLMPLSMCRRIGELEILPTRMTLQLADRSITRPYGVMEDVLVKVCQFTFPTDFVIMDIEEDAEIPLILGRPFILIANYVVDMGKGNLEMSVDD; encoded by the exons ATGGCTTCTAGTGATCATGTTATCTTACGTGATAGAACTCACGTACCCACCAAGAGAAGCCTGTTAGAACTCTCTTCacaagatgcattgttggcacaaaataagttgtTAGCTAAGCAGCTTGAATCACTCACCGAGACACTCAGCAAGTTAACAACACAGTTACAAGCGGCTCAGCCCTCTCATTCTGTTGTTATGCAAGTTGGAGGTTGTAGTATTTGTGGAGGAGCTCATGAATCTAACTGTTGTATACCCCAAGATGATGCTgctaaaaaagtaaattacatGGGGAATCAAAACAGGCAAGGATTTCATTCAGGAGGTTTTTCAGGTTACCAGCAAGGAGAGAATTTCAATCAAAATCAAGGGCAAGGATGGAGGTCACACCCAGGGAATCAGTTCAACAAAGATCAAGGAGGACCTTCCAATAGACCTCCTAATCAAGGGCCTAACTTGTACGAGAGGACCACCAAGCTGGAAGAAACTTTGGCTCAGTTTATGCAGATTTCAATGTCTAATCATAAGAGCACAAAGTCAGCCATCAAGAACCTAGAGATCCAAGTGGGGCAGCTAGCTAAAGAAATAACTGAGAATTCTTCTGGAGGTTTTGGAGCTAATACtaagaaaaatcccaaggaAGAATGCAAGGTTGTCATAACTACAAGCAAGAGGGAGACCATTGTGGACAATGAGTGTAGGACCAATGAGGAGAAAGA AGAAGCCTTGCAACAGATGTCGCTCTACTCCAAATTTCTCAAAGATCTGCTGACCAAGAAAGGCAAATATATCCACAGTGACAAcattgtggtggaaggaaattgtagtgctgtCATCCAGAGGTTCCTTCCACCAAAATATAAGGATCCAGGGAGTGTTACCATCCCTTGCTCAATTGGTGCTGTGTCAGTTGGAAAAACGCTTATTAATTTAGGGGCTAGCATTAATTTAATGCCCCTATCCATGTGCAGAAGGATAGGAGAGCTGGAAATCCTACCAACAAGAATGACACTACAGTTAGCGGATCGCTCAATCACGAGGCCATATGGTGTAATGGAGGATGTGTTGGTCAAAGTGTGTCAATTCACTTTCCCTACAGATTTTGTAATTATGGATATTGAGGAGGACGCTGAGATTCCACTGATTTTAGGTCGTCCATTCATATTGATAGCCAATTATGTGGTTGATATGGGCAAGGGTAATCTTGAGATGAGTGTGGATGACTAG